The window CTAATGGAGTACCTTCTACCGGTACTAAGGCATTCACAGGCACTGATTCCGGGTGTTCTTCCATGGTTGCTAAAGTATGAATCATCCCAATTCTATCTTTATGCTGCTCGCCTAGTCCAATAATACCTCCTGAGCAAACTGAGATTTTTGCTTTTCTCACATTGTCAATAGTATCTAATCTATCATCATAAGTTCTAGTGCTGATGATGTCATCATAATGCTCTTCAGAGGTATCCAGATTATGGTTATAAGCGTAAAGCCCAGCCTCTTTTAATTTCTGAGCCTGTGATTCGGTAAGCATACCAAGGGTACAGCACACTTCCATATCCAACTCATTTATGCCTTTCACCATATCTAACACTCTATCGAAATCTCGATTGTCTCTTACCTCTCTCCATGCAGCCCCCATGCAGAATCGTGTACTGCCATTTTCTTTAGCAATTCTAGCACTTTCTAATACTTGTTCTGTAGGTAATAACTTATGTACTTTAACATAAGTGTGATAACGTGCTGCTTGTGGGCAATAGGCACAATCCTCAGGACAACCACCAGTTTTTACACTCAATAATGTACAAACTTGAACTTCTGAAGGGTCATTAAACTCTCTATGTACAGTAGCTGCTTGATAGATCAGTTCTAAAATGGGTTGATTATATATTTTTTCTATTTCTTCTTTCGTCCAGTCGTTCCTAATCTCTGTCATATTAGTTTTTTTAAATTAAATCAGCCTACCTGATACTTATTTTATGTAAAAAAAGGAGCAATTTATTTGATTTCCAAATCAAACGGCATTCTTGTTTGCAATCCTTTATTTTCCATCACATATTCTAATTCATCAATATATTGTGCCATTTCACCATAGGTGTATTTTTTATGGAGTAACTTTGCTGAAGTTCCCATTTCTTCTAAAAGTTGCTGGAAAAATGGTTTTTTCTCTGGGTAATAAACTTTCATATAATCCCCTTCTTCTAAACCAGCAGATTGAGCAGCAATATTTACGGCTTCATCAAAGCCGCCTAAAACGTCTACCAAACCGTTGTCCTTTGCTTCAATACCTGACCAAACACGTCCTGAAGCAACAGCCAAAAGGTCATCAATTTCCATATTTCTTCCTTCAGCTGCTTTTGATGTAAAATCTTCATAACCTCTTTCCACCATGTTTTGAATGATTTGCTTTTCTGCATCATTCAAGCTTCTACTAATTGTATATAAATCTGAATATTGCCCAGTACTTACTCTGTCAAAGGTGATTCCTAATTTGGTATCCATAAATTTAGATAAGTCAGGTATAATTGAAAATATACCTATAGAACCGGTAATAGTATTGGGTTGAGCCACTATGGTATCACAAGCCATTGCCATATAATATCCTCCTGAAGCCGCCACACTTGACATTGAAGCAATAATAGGCTTAACTTTCTTAGCCATTTTTACTTCTCTCCACATTACATCAGATGCTAAAGCGCTACCACCTGGGCTATTAATTCTTAATACGATTGCTTTAATTTTATCATCTAATCTCGCCTTTCTAATTTCTTTAGCAATTACGTCAGAACCAATAGATCCTTCTCCGCCTTTACCTGAAACTATATTACCTTCTGCTACAATTACTGCTATTCTGTTGGAGTTATATTTATCAGCCACAAATGATTTACTGTATTTTTTCGCTGAGATAACTGGAATACTAGCACTCTCTTCTAATCCTGCTATTTCTCTCATTCTGTCTAAAACTTCGTCATAGTAACCTAATTTTGTTACTAACTTATAATTTAAAGCGTCCTCAGTGGTTCTTACTTTGTATTCATCAGAAATCGCTCTTAATTCAGTGGCATCAATACCTCTAGCCTCAGCAATATTTTTAATGAATACACCGTAAACAGAATTTAATAATTCACTGATCTGCTTTTTACTAGCCTCACTCATATCCTTTCTTATGAAAGGTTCAACCGCACTTTTAAATGTTCCTACTCTGAAGATTTGAGGCTCAATGTTTAGTTTTTCAAAAGTACCTTTAAAGAAAGTTACTTCAGAAACTAATCCATTCATTTCCAACATACCTGCAGGATTCAAAATAATATCATCCGCTACAGATGCCACATAATAACCTGTTTCAGAGAATACTTCCGAATAAGCCAAAATAGGTTTGCCTGATTCTTTAAAGTCAATCAAAGCATTTCTGATTTCTTCTACCTGTGCAAAACCCGCCATTACAGAAGGAGCATCTAAATAGATTCCTTTTATTTTATCATCGGTTTTAGCATGTTCTATTGATTCCAAAATATCTTGCAAACTAATAGGAGATGGTTCATTTGCTAGGGTTTGACTTAATTCAGCAAATGGGTCATCAGAAGTCATTTCAACTATTGGTCTATTCAGATTCAATTCTAGGAATGAATTCTCAGATACCTTTATTTCATTGTCTTGAGAGGCTATTCCTGCAAACAAAAAGAAAAAGCCAAAAAAGAATACTGCAAGTGCTAATAGGCTAGCAAAGAAAATTTTAAAGAAACTTTTCATATAAAATAATAAAGATTGATAATCGATTAAATTTTTCTACAATACTATTTGAATTAATATTGCAACGAATTACAAATTAGGAACAAACTAAAGTAATTTAAAAGAATAATTCTATTGATGGCTTAACTAAATTATGGAAGGGATATACTTATTACTTGGAAGCAATCTTGGGGATAGACCAAAAGTTTTGTCTAATGCAGTAGAATTATTAGAGAAAAATGGTGTAAAGGTTACTAAAAAGTCTTCTATTTATGAAACAGCAGCATGGGGTAAAACCGATCAGCAAGCTTTTCTAAATCAAGTCATTCAAATAGCAACAGATCTAGAACCCAAAATCCTTCTTAGATTAATTCTTAGGCTAGAGATTGAATTAGGGAGAGTTAGAAAAGAAAAATGGGGAGAAAGACTTATTGATATTGATATACTGTATTACAATGATTTGATTCTAGAGGAATCTGAAATTAAAATCCCTCATCCAGGAATACCAGACAGAAAATTCACCTTAATACCTTTATATGAAATCTGTCCACAAGAAATACATCCTACTCTAAAGAAATCTCAAACTAAACTAATGCGAGATTGTAAAGATGATTTGGAAGTATCCTTATATAAGGATTAAAGTTTTGTGAATTCTAAAATTTTATTTAGATTATCCTGTATAAATTAAATAAACCAAAATAATAGTTTACCATGAAATCAATTAAATTATTGTTATGTATTGGCATAATGTCATTCCTTTTCGCTTGTGGAAGTTCTGAATCAAATTCAAAAGAAGATGAAAAAGCAGTGATGCAACAAGAAGAAAAAATTGCTACTGAAGTTGAAGAGTCATCAGAAGAAGTAAAAAAGGAAGCAGAAGAAACAGAGAAAGAAGTTGATAAATTATTAGAAGATATATAAAATTAAAAACCATGAAAACTAAGTTAAGATTATCAGCAATTTGTTTCGGTCTTGTTTTATTTCTGTTCAGTTCTCAAAATCTATTGGCTCAGGGTAATTCTGGAAAAGGAAAAGAAAAATCCAAAGAGAAAAAAGAAATGGCTAAGGAAAAAACTTCTAAGGAAATTAGTGAGGAGGTAGAAAAGGAACTTGAAAGCCAAGATCAGATGGATGAAGAGCATGAAGAAATGCATAAATCCGACAAGCATATGGATGGTAAGCCGCTGCCAAGAGGGAAAAATAAGGATAGTGCATTTCATGGTCATAAAGGTAAAATGCATGGGAAAATGAAGGGAGAGATGAAAGCTGATGAATTCGGACATATGAGATCAGCGGAAGCCAAAGAAAAAATGTTGCATACTCATGAAAATATGATGGCTGCACAAGCCGCAATTAAAAGATCCGATGAGAAAATTGCTGCCGCAAAAGAAAGGTTAATGAAAGCTGAGAAAGAAGGGAAATATTCCGATGAAGAAATTGAAGAGAAGAAAAATAAAATAAGAATGGCTGAAGAAAAAGTGGCTGAAGCTAAGGAAAAACTAAAAGCTAAGCACAATACCATTCATGATAAAATGCAAAAAACTAAAAAACCTGAGAAAGAAGAATTAAAAGAGGCAGAAGAAGTTGAAGTAGAATACTAAATATCAGTAAGAATATTTTAGTAGGACTAATAGGATTTAATTATTAGTCCTATTTTTTTTGAATTGCAATGGGTAATTAGGGTATAAAGAATTGAATACTAAGCTCGGATAGTTCAAAATATTAAAACGTCTTACTCACTTTAGGGTTTTAAATTTGAAATAGTAAATCTTGCATCCATTAGATTAAAGAATATCAAAACTTCAATTCAATCCCTAATCCTGTAGTAGTGATTGCTAAATTTAGTTCTGTTCGACTACTTTTTTCTCCTATAAGTTTGCGCCCATTATACAATTCGATGGCTTCATCTGCTTTTCTATTAGCTTTTTTCTTTATTGGAACTGCAATAGCGATTAAGCTGACACCTGTGATAAGTAATGGGATAGTAATCTCAGGACTTTGATCAATAACGGATGGGAAGAAACTTCCAGCACCGATTGCCGCGATGATTTCTGAGGTGAATGCTAATCTTCGAGATGCTTTCATTCTTTTATGAGCAGCTTCATAAGGCTTCATCTTCTTTAAAACTTGCCTTTCAGATACTTCTTCACCTAGAATATAATAACGATTAAGAACAAGATTTCCTTTACGTTCTATTAAAGGAGAATCATTTTGACTAAATCCCACACTCGAGCTTATAAGCAAAATTAGAAGGAGAAGTTTGTACATTGGTTGATATATTTACGGTTCAACCAAATATATAAAAAAAGTTTATAGCCTGAAAGCTTCAATCAAGTCTACCAACATTTCCATCTGTTCTTTCGAATGTGTTGGAAAGTTAGCAATTCTTACTTGTTCATTTTTATAAGGACCATAACCTGTTCCGATATGCATTTTTTTATTTTTCAAATACTCTATAAGCTGTTTACTTTCAAAATCAGTTTTCACCACTTTTACAGTTTTAGACCTATGAAGATCATTTTCAACAAAAGGATGCATTTGTGGGTGTGATTCTATTACTTGATTGAGAATAGCTGATTTATAATCTATTTCTCTTCTTATTGGTAAAATCCCTTTCTCAAGCATATCTTTTGCCACTTTTGATAAGGTATAAATGCCTAATATATTAGGAGTTTCTGCAGTTTGATATACTTTTGCTTTCTCAACCATATCGGGTAACCTATGATACGATCCGATAACATTGCCTTTCTCAACCATATTGTTAGCCTTTTCAAGACATCTATTATTTACAATCCAAATCCCTAATCCTGCAGGCAAACCGAAAGCTTTTTGTACAGAAAAGTATAATGTATCAATATTTTTAAAATTGATTGGAATAACTGGAACTCCAGATACACCATCAATGGCAATTAATTTATCAGGATATTTTTCTCTTAATGCATTTATGGTTTCTAAAGGAAAACTAGCTCCCGTTGAAGATTCATTTAGGCAAATTGTTATAATTTCTGCTGAATCAGGAACATCAATTGCATCAAATGCTGGAACTGTACCTTCTTCAACAATAAGCTCATGAGCTTTCCTTCCCAATTGAGTTGATATTTTAGCAAATCGCTGTGAGAAAGCTCCCATACTAATGTGGTAACTTTCTTCTTCCACACAATTTTCAATTATGCGCTCCCAAGCTTCATTTGCGGAAGAAGTAATCAGGATATGATAGTCGTCAGGAATGTCCATTAACTCTCTTAAGTTTTGTTGACATTCTTTATAAATATCTTTAAACCATTGTCCTCTATGCGAGGTACTGCATACTCCAGTTTTTATGGCTTTTTTGATATGCTCTTCAGCTGTAAAGTATAATGCAGTAGGGCCTGGGGTAAAATATAATTCAAACATTTGCAGTTTCTAAGCTTATTTTAGACTTTTCTTTATAATCTGATAGTGTGATACTAAAAAACAAAATTGCCGGAATCACCATAGCAATAGCGCAAAATAGGTACATCTGAGATAGGGAAAAAATTTCAGCTACATTTCCTAATGCAAACGCTCCTAAACCAATTCCTAAATCAATTGAAGAGAAAAAAGTACTAGTAGCAACTCCTCTTTTTTCAGGCTTAACCATATTGATCACCATCGTTTGCAAGGTCGGCATCACTATTCCATTCCCCAAACCTAATACAAATCCTGCAATAAGGAAGGCAGTTTCATCTTTGCTTTGAGATAGTAAGATAAGCCCCGAAATAGTACCGATAAAACTTAATAACATTACGAAAGCAGGCCCTTTTTTGTCCATCATTTTACCCGTTAAAGGCCTAATAATGCTTACACCAATGGCATAAATCAAGAAAAATAAACCTGTACTTTCAATTGATAATTCTTTCGCAAAAAGTGTAATAAATGACATAATACCCGCAAAAGGAAAAGCCAGCATTAACATGATCATAGATACTTTTAAAACACGAGGTTCAAATACGGTTTCAAAGCTTAACTTATTTTTTCTATTGCTAATTTTAGGGTGATTAACAAAGAATGAAAGGATTACAGCAATTGAACATAAAATTCCTGATGTATAGAATAATAGTTGATAGTCAGAAGTATATTCTAATATTTTTAAACCTATTAGCGGCCCAATTGCCATACTAAGGGTCATTGATAATCCAAATATCCCAATACCTTCTCCACGTCTACTATTAGGTACTAAATCAGAGGTGATAGTTCCGCCTCCGGTTGTAACAAAGCCCCAGAAACCACCATTTAATAATCTTAAAAACAACAGGAAAAAAAAT is drawn from Marivirga arenosa and contains these coding sequences:
- the bioB gene encoding biotin synthase BioB is translated as MTEIRNDWTKEEIEKIYNQPILELIYQAATVHREFNDPSEVQVCTLLSVKTGGCPEDCAYCPQAARYHTYVKVHKLLPTEQVLESARIAKENGSTRFCMGAAWREVRDNRDFDRVLDMVKGINELDMEVCCTLGMLTESQAQKLKEAGLYAYNHNLDTSEEHYDDIISTRTYDDRLDTIDNVRKAKISVCSGGIIGLGEQHKDRIGMIHTLATMEEHPESVPVNALVPVEGTPLEKQPRVSVWEMVRMIATARITMPKAMVRLSAGRVRMNQEEQALCFMAGANSIFAGDKLLTTPNPEVNEDAELFQTLNLKPRKAFKNGEPAVEFQQIPGVS
- the sppA gene encoding signal peptide peptidase SppA, whose translation is MKSFFKIFFASLLALAVFFFGFFFLFAGIASQDNEIKVSENSFLELNLNRPIVEMTSDDPFAELSQTLANEPSPISLQDILESIEHAKTDDKIKGIYLDAPSVMAGFAQVEEIRNALIDFKESGKPILAYSEVFSETGYYVASVADDIILNPAGMLEMNGLVSEVTFFKGTFEKLNIEPQIFRVGTFKSAVEPFIRKDMSEASKKQISELLNSVYGVFIKNIAEARGIDATELRAISDEYKVRTTEDALNYKLVTKLGYYDEVLDRMREIAGLEESASIPVISAKKYSKSFVADKYNSNRIAVIVAEGNIVSGKGGEGSIGSDVIAKEIRKARLDDKIKAIVLRINSPGGSALASDVMWREVKMAKKVKPIIASMSSVAASGGYYMAMACDTIVAQPNTITGSIGIFSIIPDLSKFMDTKLGITFDRVSTGQYSDLYTISRSLNDAEKQIIQNMVERGYEDFTSKAAEGRNMEIDDLLAVASGRVWSGIEAKDNGLVDVLGGFDEAVNIAAQSAGLEEGDYMKVYYPEKKPFFQQLLEEMGTSAKLLHKKYTYGEMAQYIDELEYVMENKGLQTRMPFDLEIK
- the folK gene encoding 2-amino-4-hydroxy-6-hydroxymethyldihydropteridine diphosphokinase, with amino-acid sequence MEGIYLLLGSNLGDRPKVLSNAVELLEKNGVKVTKKSSIYETAAWGKTDQQAFLNQVIQIATDLEPKILLRLILRLEIELGRVRKEKWGERLIDIDILYYNDLILEESEIKIPHPGIPDRKFTLIPLYEICPQEIHPTLKKSQTKLMRDCKDDLEVSLYKD
- a CDS encoding aminotransferase class V-fold PLP-dependent enzyme translates to MFELYFTPGPTALYFTAEEHIKKAIKTGVCSTSHRGQWFKDIYKECQQNLRELMDIPDDYHILITSSANEAWERIIENCVEEESYHISMGAFSQRFAKISTQLGRKAHELIVEEGTVPAFDAIDVPDSAEIITICLNESSTGASFPLETINALREKYPDKLIAIDGVSGVPVIPINFKNIDTLYFSVQKAFGLPAGLGIWIVNNRCLEKANNMVEKGNVIGSYHRLPDMVEKAKVYQTAETPNILGIYTLSKVAKDMLEKGILPIRREIDYKSAILNQVIESHPQMHPFVENDLHRSKTVKVVKTDFESKQLIEYLKNKKMHIGTGYGPYKNEQVRIANFPTHSKEQMEMLVDLIEAFRL
- a CDS encoding MFS transporter codes for the protein MSKEPLFTKDFLLHCFSYLLMAVSFYFLLPTLPTFVTDVLGENADKVGYIIGIYALSALIVRPISGYAFDKYGRRNLFLIAMFCYAVIMAAYGLATSFFFLLFLRLLNGGFWGFVTTGGGTITSDLVPNSRRGEGIGIFGLSMTLSMAIGPLIGLKILEYTSDYQLLFYTSGILCSIAVILSFFVNHPKISNRKNKLSFETVFEPRVLKVSMIMLMLAFPFAGIMSFITLFAKELSIESTGLFFLIYAIGVSIIRPLTGKMMDKKGPAFVMLLSFIGTISGLILLSQSKDETAFLIAGFVLGLGNGIVMPTLQTMVINMVKPEKRGVATSTFFSSIDLGIGLGAFALGNVAEIFSLSQMYLFCAIAMVIPAILFFSITLSDYKEKSKISLETANV